The nucleotide sequence ctctctctctttctctctcaaacaaataaataaataaatctttaaaagaaaaactaatttcttttatcaaattGTTTACATCTTCATTCTCAAAGCCTTGCCATGGCCTCTTTCCCAAAGCTTGCCTGCTAGAAACCACTTTGCCCCTGATGGTACTTGCTTCTCTGATCTCCAGAGGCAACTCAGGCATAGTTCTATTACTGCACATAATTCAGTGCAGCGTGATgatctttttaacaaatattgaaTAGAATATTTAACATACTATATGTAAGGTACAAATGTTAGGCAAAAAACTACTACTACGAACACCCATGCAGCCTATACTCAGAttagaaaaaataacattatttaaaaatttttttactaatttGTAGTTCATTACATATTCCTTATGCTAACCTTTGTCAGTTACATGTGTGACAAATACTTTCCCCCAattagtagtttattttttcagtttcttatggTAACTACTGTTAAACATAAATTCTTTATTCTCATGTAGTCAAATTTATCAAGCTttactttttgttccttttgtgaCAGCAGTAATCCTTTACTATGATGAGATCATAAAGAAATTTTCCCAAATGTCTTCTTTGAGTTTTATAGCTCAGCTTTTCATACCTAGGTTTTTAATTCACCTTAATTCTGGAATTGATTGGTGCATGTGGTGTGAGATAGGGTCcgattcatttatcttttctatataATTGTCCTAACCCCCTTAACCATTCTCCATTAATCTGTTGTGAGCAATTTCATAAATCATATTTCCATAtgtataaaggaaaatatgtaattttaggCTCTTTGAAGCTTCCCTTACTTGTATCAACACCACAATGTCTTACTACTATAAATTTACATTGTCTTTAAATGAGGTAAAAGAAAATTCCCTTCATCCCAttttcatcctcctcctcttcttcctttttctttttcttcatttggagAATTTAGGTTTATGTGGCCCTTTGTAATTCCTTATAAATTATTGAGATGACTTGtcaaataatacacacacacatgcacatatatatgcacactcaTACCCTCTGAAATTTTGATAGAGTCTATATTAAAGATATAGATCATTTTGAGGAAAATTAGCACCTTTACCAAAATGATTCTTCCAATCCCAGAATATggtatatttcttcatttatttagggcTTCACTTAcgtctttaaataaaattttaaaccttTTCCATAAAGAATGTTCACatctatttttaaaggtattttatatattttttgattatgTTGTAAAGATagacttttttaaagttatgatttCTAATCTTTTATTGTTATAAGTGATatatttctgtacactgattttttaTAACAACCTTGTTAATCTCTCTTATTAATTCTAAAAACGtaacatatattttgaatattttatatagatgTTTGTATCATTTGTCAataataatttttcccatttctaatcCTTATACGTTTTTCTTTACTGGCCAAAGCCTTcatcaaaagaaggaaatgaagtggTTTTAGAGGGTTTCAGAGGGTTTTCATCATCCTCAAGGGAATAATGTTTCATAATTAAGATAAGCTGTCCATTGAAAACTTTTCAGTTTTTGCAGAGATACTCTTAATTGGGTTTATAGAAATCATTTCCCCCCCTAGTTTGccacaagttattttttaaaatcataaatggatTTGAATTTTATCATGTGTCAGTTGAGATAATTGAATGATTACCTGCTCTTATTCCAACACTGTGAATGACTACAAGTCATGTCCTAATGTCAAAATGTCAAACTGTGCTTATATACCTGGGTAAAAATGTAGGcagaatttatcttttcttttaaaaaaataaatcagtagtCTATAGATTGTTACCTTTATGTTTATGAGTAAGAACAAACTTTAATTTTCCTATACTATATATCCTTGTGAGGATTTCATAAGCTCATATGAAGTTTATGCTAACCTCATAAAAATCTACTGGCAGACTGGCCATTTTCTGTATTCTAGAGGTTTGTGTAAGACAGGAATTATTTGGTTCTGGAATGCTCAGTAGGGCTTGCTATTAAAACCATCTGGACATGAAGTTTTCTTTATGAGAATGtttcaaattattcattttaatgtccCCAGACTAAGCACAGATGTTTCTGCTTTAATGTAATGTGTGGGTACCAGAGAAACGCAGGTTATTAAAACAGTGCTCTATGAATGAATAATAGAGCTAATGGAGGAAATGGGATTACTGGCAGACCACCCAAGCCCCATGTAGCACTGTACCTGGGACctaaaaagcaataataatcCTAACAAAAACATGAGGAGAGTAAATTTCCACTGGAATTTGCACTCAGCTTCTCAGTGAATTTCTTTGATGGGCTTCTGCTTGTGCCTGTGAATTCTGGATGTGTGAATGCATTTGCTTCCAACAGAGAATAgtttaatgacaaaataaatattaaaaatctaacCTCTGAAAATGCATGCCATTGATCATtaattaaaaaacccacaaaaacaaaaaacaaacaaaaaaaatagcattGGAGGAAACACGTCTaccatcttttcatatgtacTCTTGACTTCCCCAGAAATTCCTGATGCCACCATTTTCAAAACCCCCAAAGAAGCTACTACTTCTGCTTCAGCAAGATCCTTAAGACCTAAGACCTAAGAGAGAGAGGATATatctatattctctctctctctatatatatatatctactgCTAGGGTTCTTTTTTCAATTGTAAGGAAGCCTGTCATAATTACTTCAAAACATTAATGTGTTGGGAAAGATCACAGGAGAATCAGCATATAATTCTGAATTATACTGACATCATCCTACTATGGATCAATTGGAGATGAGCTAATTTATAGTATGGAAGCACACACTGTCCAACAGACTGTCTCCCATTTCTCCTTGAGTCAAATATAGAAAactatatttttctaggaatttctaGGGTTTTCCATTGTTTTGGTATAAAGTTGTTCATAGTGTCTTATTACGTTTTTAATATTTGCTGAGTATGTAGTTACACATATTCACatgcttttaaatttctaatattgtttattttttcctctctctttttctctaaaatatctaGGCTTTATTTAACCTTTCTATTTTATGTTGGTTTCCCGAGTCAATTAttgctcttattttattattttttccttctttttctttgggtatTCCATTGCTCTTTTTCAAACTTCTTAATTTGGATGATTATTTAGctaattttcagtctttcttcttttctaatataagcatttaaggaaaagattatccttttcagttttatttttagatgactCTTTCAAgccttaatacattttttaattgccTAGTTCAAAGTAAGTTCCAATTTTAAtgtgtaattccttttttttttagtcaatgAGTGATTTCAAAGTGTGTTTTTAATATCCCAAGGTaaggaatttttttctagttacctttttatttacttctagCTTAACTGCTCTGTGCTTAGACAACTCTGATGTACATCATGTCAGTCGTTTGAAATTAGTTGACGTTACTTTATATCccaatattttatctgtttttgtaaatgttttgtgTATACCCTAGAAGACTGTATGTTCTGCAGTTGTTTTGTTGTGCCTTACCTATTTTCATTAGGTCTAGCTTATCTAAAAATCTTACTGATATTTGGTACTTATTCTTtcaattattgatagatatgtgtTAAAATCTGCCACAAGTGTTGTGGACTTTGTCTAATTTTCCATGTAGTTTGgtcagtttttctctttatagaTTCTATATAGTAGACTATTATTAAGTCTAGACACATTACATCATCTTGGCAAACTGaacctttttaattttgtatccttttcaCTAGTAATGCTTTTTGCCTTAACATATATATTGTCTGATATTAACATGACTATAcaagttttcttttgattatatttgtttggaattttttttattttcaaatgtctgcATCCTGGTTTTTGATTCTTCTCTTTAAAACAGCTTATAGTTGAGCTTTTTTCTATCAAATCTGATACTCCCTTTTAAGAAGGAGAGTTATAGAAGACAAGATCAAATAGGTAGctagaatggctaacattagAGCTTTGAATGTTATTTCAAGAAGGGAAGCCACTGGAGAGAAGTGAGCATGATCATATCACACATTTCTCCTTTCatgcctttctcatttcttccccccccttcccttcctccattccttctttctttgctggtttccttccttccttctctttttttgtagtacaaaatttctttgtttaaaatcttcTCTGTTAGTATGTATTTGTGGTGGGAAAGGATAAAGGTAAAGATAAAGTGGAAACAGAATATAGTAGCATAGGATGAACTGAAAAATCTCAATACAAAGTATTTGAGTGACAAGGAAAGTTGCCACGATAAATGAGTGCTTTAGAAATCcagagaagaggggcacctgggtggctcagtgggttaagcctctgccttcggcccaggtcatgatcccagggtcctgggatcgagccccgcgttgggctctctgctcatcggggagcctgcttcccttcctttctctctgcctacttgtgatttctgtctgtcaaataaataaataaaatctaaaaaaaaaaagaaagaaatccagagaaGATGTCATTATCAGTCTAAAGTAAACATAACTCTATTTTTTTGCAGATTAAAAGAgctaagatatattttttaaaaaaatctttaatgtgAATTACATTTTTTGAACAGTAAAAAACACTTTAAGCATAGTCTCAGTGATTTGATTGGGTAATAAACTGtggtatttattttctagaagggAACATGTACTGTCCTAAAATGTCTAGTGTTTTGTGTCTGAATTAAATACTAGAAGAAAGGAGTTCCTAAAATGTTTTGAGCCATATCATCTCCATAAGACTTTTTCAGTGTCATAAGACatgtgaattttgttttaaaaccagCTTCATCATTTTCTAATGGTAGCTTAATCAACATTGTTCTAGAGGTCTTAGCACAATACattaagaataagaaattaaaagccTAAAGTatggaaaaggaggaaataaaactataattatttatatatagtatgattAACcacatagaaaatccaaaataatctacaaggaaatttttcaaataagagaATTCAGCAAGTTGCCCCATTCTTCCAGATCTAAGAGGGTTGATGAGATTTGGTCACTTTTAGtcacttttatgtggaaaaaagaaaaagaaaaagaaaaagaagaacaatggATGGTATAGCCCCTTCTCAGTGACTGGAATGTGAGACAAATGTGGACTCTGATAATCTCggatttttctaaagaaatgcaAGACACATGTCCTTTTTCTACTGGAGACACTGGTCCCATCCCTGTGCAGTTGGGATCAGATTCCTTGACGCCACTTGTAATGAACACAGCAGTTCAGATTTGCTTTTACAGTCATTATGGGATAGCAGACTTCGAGACCTAAGGTCAGGTGATGACAACGTAGGTAAGCAGACACTCCTGAGAGGATGGGAGAGTGCTTTAAGCTTATTAAACTGTTCAACGTTAGAGCAGCaagggtttgttttttgcttcccctccccaccttaaAATTTTCAGCCCCAGTTCCCTCAAGACTAATTGAAAGTTCTATAAGAGCATAAGTCACATAGTTCAGGtcttctagttccatataaaagAAACAAGGCAATAACATTCCTTCTGGAAGGAATTTCATTAACAATGGCATCTTCTGCTGTACAACAGGTATGTGGAAAAGGGATTAAGGATGGacctggtttttctctttcttgaggtTTTGTTAAGAAGTAATTGTCACTCTAATTATGTTATAGCATTACGCATGACTTGATTCTTCTGTTTTGCATTTCTGTCATGTGCAAAGAGTATGTATAGGAATGTTAAAGATGGTGGGTACAGGATTTAATACGAATTTGTAATCAAAGGCTGAGTCAGTCTATTATGTGAATAGGGTAATGTGTTGCCTTTTGGAAGTGCAACAAGTTTCTTGGAAAGAAGATTGGAATCCTAGAAAGGGTTACCTCTTCACAAGTGGCTGAGTAAATTATCACTGGTGTTCACCTAAGTGTAGAGAGAGTTAAGACAGAGCTAGGATTTTACACATAATCCCATTCCTTTACTTTCTTAGGAACAGTATTTTCTAGTCAAATGTATTCTTGAGTGGTGTTCATCCCAACAAGgaagaaagatgagaagaaaatcacattgatagtattctttgcatatcaggcattgtgctaaggcTGTTCATATGTGTTATTTAATATGTTATGATTCACTAACATGGAATATTTGAGAGAAAttgaaaaactgaaggaaactAAAAGCTTGGGTAAGGGCAGAATAATTCCAGAAAGGTATAAAGAATGATTAGCAGGAAAAAGAACTTTGTATTCtgttgaaagtttaaaaaatggttgCTAAAGCAAAGGGATTTTTACTATTTACTGTATTTACCAAATTTAATAAGGTACAGACAAATGAGAttgagggtgcttgggtggctcagtcagttaagcatcagcctttggctcaggtcatgatcatagggtcctgagattgaatccTGCATAGGGTTCACTGCTCCTCAGGGAGTCCACTTTCCCTAtgcctctctctctgggtctctcatgaataaataaacaaaatctttaaaaagaaaaagagagaaatgaaattgcattagaaaaatcagaaaattcctTATTATTGTGGTCATGGCCCTGCAATTTAATCACTTTCCCAGggaatgtagaaaatatttttatttttaacaatttagcAGAATAAAGTTTAGAtatggcatttatttattattcatgaaTGGGCAAGCATTCTTTATGTTCTGGATTGTTAAATTTTGTGCTTCTTATAGATACAGCAATAATGGAGAAAAGACCAGACTTTAATTCTCTTGCCATCCATGTATCTATATGTGCTTATATtagtagtttaaaaaacaatttttagtgTCACTAGAAAAATATGGCTTTGAAAGTATTGTTTTATGTCTTAGCATTCACAGATAATCACTGTGGAAGATGTGAAAGATATGGCCATCGAGAGGTTTAAATTGATGATGGATGTCACTTTACCCAAGAGAGGACAATGATGCTTACAGGGAGCTTACTTAAAAGTCTTGTTTGGTGAAGTCACCAAATAGTCATCTCCTGTGTCCCTTCCTGCTCTATGGCAGGGGTTCGAGGCAGACATATTCTAATGTATGCATCATGCTATGTGTTTCAAAGAATTTTATTATAGTTCTTATAATTTGCTAATTAAGTTTGCTACACGGAAGGGAGGTCAGTTCTGTGCTCTATGATTTGAAGCTTGGAAGGATTGAGTATGACTTTCCAAACATGGACTGTAGGATGATTATTATATCAAAGTCACTAAGCCAGGATCACAAAGAAGTTTGCAATTAAATCCACATATAATTTAAAGGGTCAACTGTACTGCATTTTCTAATTTGTAAAGATCTATGAAttcctatgttcattgcaacattatttacaatcgCTAAGAGgtgaaagcaacctaaatgtccatcgatagatgaatggataaagaagatgtgatatatatatctaaattgaaatattattcatccataaaaaagagtgaatcttgccatttgcaacaaaatggctAGACcctgagggtattatgctaagtgaaatgagtcagacagagcaagacaagtaccatatggtttcatctatatgtggaatgtaaaaaaacaaaacaaatgaataaaaaacccaaaacaaaacagaacatagaCTCATAGATGCAGAGAATAACCCTATGGTTACCAGAAGGCAGAAGGGTGGGGATGTACAAAATAGGTGAATAGAATTAAGAAGTACCATCTTCCtgtcaaaaaataagtaagacgTGGGTATATAATAATGgaaagcataggaaatatagtcaacaATATTGTAACAACTTGGCTtagtgacagatgataactagaTTTATTGTAGTGACCATTTTGTAATgcatataaatatcaaatcactatgttgaacacctgaaatgaatacaatcttGAACACCAATTATtgaacaaaaagaagaatcagTTGGAGAAAGCTTTTAATTTCAAGTCTGCACTCATTCTCCTGCAGCTAtcttaaaagctttatttatttttctctcttttaaatcaCTACTTAAATTTGACAACAAAATGGGAAAGTTCCTTGGGTACATGATGGCTAAGACCACTGGCTTGAGGGGCAACAGTGAAACTAGAAAcccaccctcctcccactctATCCTCTCCTCAACCCCCTATGTTCTCTGTGTTGTTTCAGAGACCCTTAGAATGAAGGTCTCTGAACAACCTCATGTCTCTTTTTCATGTTTCCTTCTGCTTGGAACaggctttctctcttctgttttaaatCCCACTCACCTGTTGAGAACCAGATGGGAAGTCTCACCATCACTGGATCATCTCTTGTCCAATTTTTATCTTTGCACATTTTGCCTCAACCCCTCTTAGGTCAGTTAATCtcaatagttgtttttttttttttttatctatagtGCAGAATCATTTATGTTTTAAGTGTTGATGTGTTTTGCTCATCAACTGTTATGTAGACTCTCTGAAGCCAGGGATAGTGATCTAATGCTTTCCTATTCTTTCATTGTGTCTTGTGTGTTGTGGGCACTCAATAAACAGGTATTGATCAGTGTGTGATGATGCTCACAGGGGCTGAGAATCTACTGGTTTGTCTGTTAGTAAGTAGTCATATCTGATATTTATGAAGTCCTTGATAGCCAAAGACTCTACAGTATTAATAGCTAATCCTTTGTATTAGGTAGTGTTTTTTCCCTCAATGTACTTTAAGAAAGTAAAGTCATCCTAATTGTTGAACACGTTTCCTTtcaaatatacatgtaaaattGCATCATGCAGATTTTTATATGCAGAATGAAGATACTAGACCAACACCAGAAGGGAGTGGAGATGGTTTGTTGTCCTAATGTTCACTTATCATCTGCTCCTAGCTCTCTACATGACCCACACACTGAAACACTGGGCTTTTATTTTTGCCTGCTATGCATTGACCAAGGCTCTGAGGGGAAGCACCATGGAGAAGTGCTTTCTCTTCATAAAGAACTGAAAGTTGTCCAACTTTGGTCTCTTTCCATATATGATTGAGCTCCTCTGGCTGGTGAGATGCTTGCCAAGTCTCCATGCCTGGCTGAAGATGTTCTACTAGATCATTAGATATCTTTAAAAGACTCTTTCCCTTCCAAGCAACCTTGGcatgaacaaaatcaaaacaccatgaagggacgcctgggtggctcagttggttgagcggctgcctttggctcaggtcatgatcccagcgttctgggatcgagtcccacatcgagctccttgcttggcagggagcctgcttctccctctgccactgcctgccactctgtctgcctgtgcttgctctcgcttctctatgacaaataaataaaataaaatctttaaaaaaaaacaaaacaaaacaccatgaaAATAACACAACACAtgaataaaacaattttcaaataataataaactccTGGTCACACAAGGCAGTAGACCtgaatcaaataaaatctaattatttGTTCAATACTTATTTGAGGAAGAAGTGAATTATTGTCTGATATATATCTCATCTTTCTATGAACATAAAGAACATCGGTTGTAATGAATTAGATAATGAACTTGttgcttcttctcttccccttcatctccttccagtcttctctttctcttcctcttctttttctttttaagtaagagCTTACTAAATGTTGGTGGTATAATTTGTATCTGGGAATGTATAAAGTAAATAATGATCATTTAAGCTCAGGTTAAAAACTCTATGAATTTCCAAATAAAGGTTaggataaataaatgagaaagatcaTAACTAATACTTCAGCATAAATTAAGTATCTTCTTTgagtctttaatatttttcttgagtTGTTCTATGAAAACTTAACTAAATTATAGGATGTTTTATGTATTGCTGACAAAATTTCAtgtgttcttgatttttctgAAGGAAATATTGGATTGCTCTGCATATGGAAATGGATCTTGCCCAGAAAATCAAAGATCACTGGGTGTCCGAGCAGCTATGTATTCATTTATGGCAGGAGCCATATTCATCACGGTGTTTGGCAACCTTGCCATAATCATTTCCATTTCCTACTTCAAGCAGCTTCACACACCAACCAACTTCCTCATCCTCTCCATGGCAGTCACTGATTTCCTCCTGGGGCTCATCATCATGCCTTACAGTATGGTCAGATCAGTGGAGACTTGCTGGTATTTTGGGCTTACATTTTGCAAGATTCATTATAGTTTTGACCTAATGCTTAGCATAACGTCCATTTTCCATCTTTGCTCAGTGGCCATTGATAGATTTTATGCTATCTGTTACCCTTTACGTTATTCCACAAAAATAACGATTCCCCTCATTAAGCGGTTGCTACTTCTCTGTTGGTCTGTCCCTGGAGCATTTGCTTTTGGGGTGGTCTTCTCTGAGGCCTATGCTGATGGGATAGAAGGCTATGACATCTTGGTGGCTTGTTCCAGTTCCTGTCCAGTGATGTTCAATAAGCTATGGGGGACCACCTTGTTTATGGCGGGTTTCTTCACTCCAGGGTCTGTGATGGTGGGGATTTATGGCAAGATTTTTGCAGTGTCAAGAAAACATGCTCGTGCAATCAATAATTTGCCAG is from Mustela erminea isolate mMusErm1 chromosome 4, mMusErm1.Pri, whole genome shotgun sequence and encodes:
- the TAAR2 gene encoding trace amine-associated receptor 2; this encodes MYSFMAGAIFITVFGNLAIIISISYFKQLHTPTNFLILSMAVTDFLLGLIIMPYSMVRSVETCWYFGLTFCKIHYSFDLMLSITSIFHLCSVAIDRFYAICYPLRYSTKITIPLIKRLLLLCWSVPGAFAFGVVFSEAYADGIEGYDILVACSSSCPVMFNKLWGTTLFMAGFFTPGSVMVGIYGKIFAVSRKHARAINNLPENQNNQMRKDKKAAKTLGIVMGVFLLCWFPCFFTILLDPFLDFSTPVVLFDALTWFGYFNSTCNPLIYGFFYPWFRRALKYILLGKICSSHFHNTNLFTQKETE